The following are encoded in a window of Haloprofundus salilacus genomic DNA:
- a CDS encoding glucose 1-dehydrogenase, whose amino-acid sequence MRAVVVEHGDSQPKLTEVPDPVPDSGEALLRTLRVGIDGTDYEVIRGNHGGYPENDDYQILGHEAVAVVEDANDTELEEGRLVVPTVRRPPNGTNEYFERGEPDMAPDGFYVERGIVGAHGYMSEFFTSPPEFLVPVPDEFAEHGFLVEPISNTEKALEHAFASRSAFEWDPVSALVLGNGPLGLLTLATVETPSSPFERSYCLGRRDRPDPTIDIIERLGGTYVDSRETPVDAMADAHEAVDFVYEATGYAKHAFETVDALAPNGVGALLGIPNDWEFEVDGGRLHRELVLENKALFGSVNSNVRQFETARNRLAEFPDWFADAFVTGVYSPEEAEAAFETGDDVIKTVVEFDTR is encoded by the coding sequence ATGAGAGCTGTCGTCGTCGAACACGGGGACTCACAGCCGAAACTGACCGAGGTTCCCGACCCGGTCCCGGATTCGGGCGAGGCGCTCCTCCGAACGCTTCGGGTCGGCATCGACGGCACCGACTACGAGGTGATACGGGGCAACCACGGTGGCTATCCCGAGAACGACGACTACCAGATTCTCGGCCACGAGGCCGTCGCCGTCGTCGAAGACGCGAACGATACCGAACTTGAGGAGGGGAGGCTCGTCGTGCCGACGGTTCGCCGCCCGCCGAACGGGACGAACGAGTACTTCGAGCGGGGCGAACCCGACATGGCTCCGGATGGCTTTTACGTCGAACGCGGCATCGTCGGCGCGCACGGCTACATGTCCGAGTTCTTCACGAGTCCGCCGGAGTTTCTCGTCCCCGTGCCCGATGAATTTGCCGAGCACGGATTCCTCGTCGAACCGATATCGAACACGGAGAAAGCGCTCGAACACGCGTTCGCCTCCCGGTCGGCGTTCGAGTGGGACCCCGTAAGCGCGCTCGTCTTGGGTAACGGGCCGCTCGGTCTGCTCACGCTCGCCACCGTGGAAACGCCCTCGTCGCCGTTCGAGCGAAGCTACTGTCTCGGCCGACGCGACCGCCCTGACCCGACTATCGACATCATCGAACGTCTCGGCGGTACGTACGTCGACTCCCGCGAGACGCCGGTCGACGCGATGGCCGACGCGCACGAGGCGGTCGACTTCGTCTACGAAGCGACCGGTTACGCGAAGCACGCCTTCGAGACCGTCGACGCCTTAGCGCCAAACGGTGTCGGCGCGCTGCTCGGCATCCCGAACGACTGGGAGTTCGAGGTCGACGGCGGCCGTCTCCACCGCGAACTCGTGTTGGAGAACAAGGCGTTGTTCGGCAGCGTCAACTCCAACGTGAGACAGTTCGAGACCGCAAGGAACCGACTCGCGGAGTTCCCCGACTGGTTCGCCGACGCCTTCGTCACCGGCGTTTACTCACCGGAGGAGGCCGAAGCGGCCTTCGAGACGGGTGACGACGTCATCAAGACCGTCGTCGAGTTCGACACGCGCTGA
- the rdfA gene encoding rod-determining factor RdfA yields MTEEAGDTEGWPDRRRSSRRSKVGRVIETYELDGLGEKLEAQWTADGDDRSSLRELATEFNQRLLETALEEGGVTLLDGEVENYYRLLTDDAVTSGTRVQTERTLERNDVDVERLKKDFVSHQAIHTYLVKYRGVSRDDSTNENRTEKVDTSIRRLRSRTQTVTTNSLQSLVDAGELEVGDIDVLVDINVHCDVCGQTLTVDQLLADGGCDCRSE; encoded by the coding sequence ATGACAGAGGAAGCGGGCGACACCGAGGGATGGCCGGACCGACGTCGGTCGTCTCGCCGGAGCAAAGTCGGTCGGGTGATCGAGACGTACGAACTCGATGGGTTGGGCGAGAAACTCGAAGCCCAGTGGACCGCCGACGGCGACGACCGGTCGAGTCTCCGCGAACTCGCGACCGAGTTCAACCAGCGCCTGCTCGAAACCGCGCTCGAAGAGGGCGGAGTTACCCTCCTCGACGGTGAGGTCGAAAACTACTACCGACTCCTGACCGACGACGCCGTCACAAGCGGGACGAGAGTGCAAACCGAACGAACGCTCGAACGGAACGACGTCGATGTCGAGAGACTGAAAAAGGACTTCGTCTCCCATCAGGCGATACACACCTACTTGGTGAAGTATCGTGGCGTCTCACGCGACGATTCGACAAACGAGAACCGCACCGAGAAAGTCGACACGAGCATCCGCCGCCTTCGGAGTCGGACGCAGACCGTGACGACGAACTCTTTACAGTCGCTGGTGGACGCAGGAGAACTCGAAGTCGGCGATATCGACGTTCTTGTCGATATCAACGTCCACTGTGACGTGTGCGGACAGACGCTGACTGTTGACCAGTTACTTGCAGACGGTGGCTGTGACTGTCGTAGCGAGTAG
- a CDS encoding PadR family transcriptional regulator, whose translation MHDLSGFQRDLLYVISGMDRPSGQEAKERLEQYVDGEINHGRLYPNLDTLVTKEYVEKGPIDRRTNYYAITERGENLIRERRAWEDAQVSSEL comes from the coding sequence GTGCACGACTTGAGCGGCTTTCAGCGCGACCTATTGTACGTTATCTCGGGGATGGACCGTCCGTCGGGACAGGAGGCGAAGGAACGACTCGAGCAGTACGTCGACGGCGAGATCAACCACGGACGCCTCTACCCGAATCTCGATACGTTGGTGACGAAGGAGTACGTGGAGAAAGGACCGATAGACCGGCGGACGAACTACTACGCGATAACCGAACGCGGCGAGAATCTGATTCGCGAGCGCCGAGCGTGGGAAGATGCGCAGGTCTCCTCCGAGTTGTAG
- a CDS encoding LLM class oxidoreductase — MTDDHRNAGYERLFGTDALTFGVGFPLTAARESRPAVSEEMELAAHAERVGFDALWARDVPLYWPRFGDAGQTFDPWTWLSYAAAHTSDIALGTASVVLTLRHPLHVAKSAASVDRLSDGRLVLGVATGDRDPEFPAFDVDADERSELFRESVDLLRTVWREEFPEIDSVWGSLDGSLDLVPKPTAGTIPLLPTGHARQSVEWIGEHGDGWFFYHLPQNTLESYLDDWRTVGGEKPYAMAVRTELADDPRAGPEPLHLGYRAGSDWFADYFRTLDEMGVDHVLMSTPGDDPEAELTQFAEDVIERVR; from the coding sequence GTGACCGACGACCACCGAAACGCGGGTTACGAGCGACTGTTCGGCACCGATGCGCTCACGTTCGGCGTCGGCTTCCCGCTCACGGCCGCTCGGGAGTCCAGACCGGCGGTCTCCGAGGAGATGGAGCTCGCCGCGCACGCCGAGCGCGTCGGCTTTGACGCGCTGTGGGCCCGCGACGTGCCGCTGTACTGGCCGCGGTTCGGCGACGCGGGCCAGACGTTCGACCCGTGGACGTGGCTGAGCTACGCGGCCGCCCACACCTCGGATATCGCGCTCGGAACCGCCAGCGTCGTGCTTACGCTCCGGCACCCGCTCCACGTCGCCAAGAGCGCGGCTTCAGTCGACCGACTCTCAGACGGCCGCCTCGTCCTCGGCGTCGCGACGGGCGACCGCGACCCCGAGTTCCCGGCGTTCGACGTCGACGCCGACGAACGCAGCGAACTGTTCCGCGAGAGCGTCGACCTGCTTCGGACCGTCTGGCGCGAGGAGTTTCCGGAAATCGACTCCGTCTGGGGGTCGCTCGACGGCTCGCTCGACCTCGTCCCGAAACCGACGGCGGGGACGATTCCCTTGTTGCCAACCGGACACGCCCGGCAGTCCGTCGAGTGGATCGGCGAACACGGCGACGGCTGGTTCTTCTACCATCTGCCGCAGAACACGCTCGAATCGTATCTCGACGACTGGCGGACGGTCGGCGGCGAGAAGCCGTACGCGATGGCCGTTCGAACCGAGCTCGCCGACGACCCCCGGGCCGGACCCGAACCGCTCCACCTCGGCTACCGCGCCGGAAGCGACTGGTTCGCCGACTACTTCCGCACGCTGGACGAGATGGGCGTCGACCACGTGCTGATGTCGACGCCCGGCGACGATCCCGAAGCCGAACTGACGCAGTTCGCCGAGGACGTTATCGAACGCGTGCGCTGA
- a CDS encoding ABC transporter substrate-binding protein: MDGVPEGRKAPTRRDYIKYGGAIVGAGLLAGCAANERPDSGATPGSSTHGTDEASGGAESTTAESGGTYSVTMAPAGEVAFEKVPRNVMVYSLLYADMAVAYGHGDSVNSLGFDADAGGNTLDAYYERLDGVSFDRSGLEQLNTGSGEVNIDKELFYELNSDLHLVDPCLVLSFDGWEQSDIDEIRENIAPWFGNIYSRAHGQPPEECRDEYEYYTLWELSEKIGAVFRERERFEALRSVHDDLIDRIRTDLPPADRRPSVGVAIFMQETFYPSKLNAPGFAAAHTRPLEATDAFAADDVTYETTYDYETMLEIDPDVILHPFGIASYYDVAQVRRTLENHPVGSQLTAVQNGRVYPSGNPVQGPLMNLFQLEMTAKQLYPEQFGQWPGYENGDPYPEIPESERLFDRQRIADIVAGEY, from the coding sequence ATGGACGGCGTTCCCGAGGGACGGAAGGCACCGACGCGACGCGACTACATCAAATACGGCGGAGCAATCGTCGGGGCGGGACTGCTCGCAGGCTGCGCGGCCAACGAACGTCCCGACTCGGGGGCGACTCCGGGAAGCAGCACACACGGAACGGACGAGGCGAGCGGTGGTGCGGAGTCGACGACGGCCGAATCTGGCGGCACCTACTCGGTGACGATGGCCCCGGCGGGCGAAGTCGCGTTCGAGAAGGTCCCCCGGAACGTGATGGTGTACAGCCTCCTGTACGCCGACATGGCCGTCGCGTACGGCCACGGCGACTCGGTGAACTCGCTCGGGTTCGACGCCGACGCCGGCGGGAACACGTTGGACGCGTACTACGAACGCCTCGACGGCGTCTCCTTCGACCGAAGCGGACTGGAGCAACTCAACACCGGTTCCGGCGAGGTCAACATCGACAAGGAACTGTTCTACGAGCTGAACTCGGACCTCCACCTGGTCGACCCGTGTCTCGTCCTCTCGTTCGACGGGTGGGAGCAGTCCGACATCGACGAAATCCGCGAGAACATCGCGCCGTGGTTCGGCAACATCTACAGTCGCGCGCACGGCCAACCGCCCGAGGAGTGCCGAGACGAGTACGAGTACTACACGCTGTGGGAACTCTCGGAGAAGATCGGAGCGGTCTTCCGAGAACGGGAGCGCTTCGAGGCGCTCCGGTCGGTCCACGACGATCTAATCGACCGGATTCGGACTGACCTCCCGCCCGCCGACCGACGACCCTCGGTCGGCGTAGCTATCTTCATGCAGGAGACGTTCTACCCGTCGAAACTCAACGCCCCCGGGTTCGCGGCTGCACACACCCGCCCGCTCGAAGCGACCGACGCATTCGCCGCCGATGACGTAACGTACGAGACGACGTACGATTACGAGACGATGCTCGAAATCGACCCGGATGTCATCCTCCACCCGTTCGGCATCGCCTCCTACTACGACGTCGCGCAGGTTCGTCGGACGCTCGAAAATCACCCCGTCGGGAGTCAGCTAACCGCTGTCCAGAACGGTCGCGTCTATCCGTCCGGCAATCCGGTTCAAGGACCGCTGATGAACCTGTTCCAGTTGGAGATGACGGCCAAGCAGCTGTACCCCGAGCAGTTCGGCCAGTGGCCCGGGTACGAAAACGGCGACCCGTACCCGGAGATTCCCGAATCGGAGCGGCTGTTCGACCGGCAGCGGATCGCCGACATCGTCGCCGGCGAGTACTGA
- a CDS encoding AEC family transporter produces MDVVSNLVYLLVVLCVGFLARYVGLLNETRADRLTQFAFYVALPALVFTSTASQSLGDVLEPRLVLGFWTVLLAAAAVGWVVHRRRSSPSVRSVAVVQSYHCNLGFLGLPIVAATFGDVATAKASLLLGIGALTQVPLTIAVLVFVNNTDADLRDELGGLFTNPVLAALCVGLFFSALGVSVPGAVWTGLDAVAQLALPVALVVVGASLSLDETSVDLSTVGSVVALKMLVMPAIALATFSLLSADVSTTRAGVLMLAMPTAVSTFIYATELGGDANLASANVFATTVASVGTILVVLQFVG; encoded by the coding sequence ATGGACGTGGTCTCCAATCTCGTTTACCTCCTCGTCGTGCTCTGCGTCGGATTTCTCGCACGGTACGTCGGCCTCCTGAACGAAACTCGCGCGGACCGGCTCACCCAGTTCGCCTTCTACGTCGCACTCCCCGCACTCGTCTTCACGTCGACGGCCTCACAGTCGCTCGGAGACGTTCTCGAACCGCGTCTCGTACTCGGCTTCTGGACGGTGCTTCTCGCCGCCGCGGCGGTCGGGTGGGTTGTCCACCGCCGGAGGTCGTCCCCGTCGGTTCGCAGCGTCGCCGTCGTTCAGTCGTACCACTGTAACCTCGGGTTTCTCGGTCTCCCGATAGTCGCGGCGACGTTCGGCGACGTTGCCACCGCGAAAGCGAGTCTCCTCCTCGGCATCGGCGCGCTGACGCAGGTGCCGTTGACCATCGCAGTGCTCGTGTTCGTCAACAACACCGACGCGGACCTGCGCGACGAACTCGGCGGTCTCTTCACCAACCCGGTGCTCGCGGCGCTCTGCGTTGGACTGTTCTTTTCGGCGTTGGGCGTCTCGGTCCCCGGCGCCGTCTGGACGGGACTCGACGCGGTGGCACAACTCGCGCTTCCGGTCGCGCTCGTAGTCGTCGGCGCGTCGCTGTCGCTGGACGAAACGTCGGTCGACCTCTCGACGGTCGGGTCGGTCGTAGCGCTGAAGATGTTGGTGATGCCCGCTATCGCGCTGGCGACGTTCTCGCTGCTCTCGGCGGACGTGTCGACGACGCGGGCGGGCGTGCTGATGCTCGCGATGCCGACGGCCGTCTCGACGTTCATCTACGCGACCGAGCTCGGCGGCGACGCGAACCTCGCCTCCGCGAACGTCTTCGCGACGACTGTCGCGTCAGTCGGGACGATTCTCGTCGTGCTCCAGTTCGTAGGGTAA
- a CDS encoding DUF7576 family protein, translating to MPAPKKRCEYCGSPIETSEWYPVATVRDSNGELQIYSLCSDECRAAWNAERSSEARDKSE from the coding sequence GTGCCCGCCCCAAAGAAGCGCTGCGAGTACTGCGGGTCGCCTATCGAAACCAGCGAGTGGTACCCCGTCGCGACAGTGCGCGACTCGAATGGAGAGTTGCAGATATACTCGCTCTGTAGCGACGAGTGCCGGGCGGCGTGGAACGCTGAGCGTTCGTCCGAGGCCCGCGACAAAAGCGAATGA
- a CDS encoding HalOD1 output domain-containing protein, producing the protein MDTIQATPVGSVRRFCYDDEISTTVVMAVADAKGVDPLELEPIYSVIDPDALNRVFQPTVGSARDSLELQFSMAGCDVVVRGDGEVVVTPPKSSETTAAISSLEN; encoded by the coding sequence ATGGACACGATACAGGCGACCCCGGTCGGTAGCGTCAGACGGTTCTGCTACGACGACGAAATCAGCACGACGGTAGTGATGGCGGTTGCAGACGCGAAAGGCGTCGACCCGTTAGAGCTAGAGCCCATCTACTCCGTCATCGACCCCGACGCACTGAACAGAGTGTTTCAGCCGACAGTCGGGTCGGCGCGAGACTCGCTTGAACTCCAGTTTTCGATGGCGGGCTGCGACGTCGTCGTCCGCGGCGACGGCGAAGTCGTCGTGACGCCGCCGAAGTCGAGCGAGACGACGGCGGCCATCAGCTCACTCGAAAACTGA
- a CDS encoding bacterio-opsin activator domain-containing protein — protein MSDAPAEPVEILLIEDNPGDVRLIEEMFNEATDRAATVPEPESVGTPNLRHADRLSDGLRRLDGDSRVDVVLLDLGLPDSTGIETLETVRDRSQETPIVVLTGLHDETVGVRAVQQGAQEYLVKDELTPPLLYRAIRHAIERKKFERTQTALHRASRDLVQTESKTEASRVAVDAAVDVLDHPGVVIYLFDESASVLRPTAYTEYVEDAFGEVPSFGPRETSVTWESFVDDETVVIEDLGESERASPQNTLFRSGLWIPLGGHGVLLILSEGVGSIDQQTQQLADHLAATTEAALDRVEREESLREQERELATRNQQLEELNRINELIREIDQVLVQATTRDAIEQAVCELLTQTERFAFAWIGEVAEETLRPRAWAGDDRGYLDAVSLSIDADDGPPAVTAVSTEAAVVVPNVASDLRGAPWRKAALARELQSVISIPLRYNEMPYGVLTVFSAEPGALDEQSKNVFEELGETIAYAINSAETRQTLLTDTVVELELAVYGSDGPIRRLSSEAKCQIEYGGIVPQSDGTTRIFFSASGAPSSAIVAAAEDVPSIRRLDLIGEADGPETYRFEATVSGQTIPSTLVECGAITRSIRVTESAAQVVVELPDTTDVRSFVARLEERYPGTELRARRDKERADRTERTFGTALETELTSRQLETLQTAYHSGYFEWPRDRTGEEVASTLGITQPTFNGHLRAAERKLCALLFDDDPSSSDEGDQHT, from the coding sequence GTGAGCGACGCGCCCGCGGAACCGGTCGAGATTCTGCTAATCGAGGACAATCCGGGCGACGTCCGACTCATCGAGGAGATGTTCAACGAAGCGACGGATCGCGCGGCGACGGTTCCCGAACCCGAGTCGGTCGGGACGCCGAACCTCCGCCACGCCGACCGACTGAGCGACGGGTTACGGCGACTCGACGGCGACTCGCGCGTCGACGTAGTGCTTCTTGACCTCGGACTGCCGGACAGCACCGGGATCGAGACGCTCGAAACCGTCCGAGACCGGTCGCAGGAGACGCCCATCGTGGTGTTGACCGGTCTCCACGACGAGACAGTCGGTGTGCGGGCGGTCCAGCAGGGCGCACAGGAGTACCTCGTCAAAGACGAACTCACGCCGCCCTTACTCTACCGGGCGATTCGACACGCCATCGAACGAAAGAAGTTCGAGCGAACCCAGACCGCGCTACACCGGGCGAGTCGCGACCTCGTGCAGACCGAATCGAAGACCGAGGCGAGTCGAGTCGCCGTCGACGCCGCCGTCGACGTACTCGACCATCCGGGAGTGGTCATCTACCTCTTCGACGAATCGGCGAGCGTGCTTCGGCCGACGGCGTATACTGAGTACGTCGAAGACGCGTTCGGCGAGGTACCGTCGTTCGGGCCGCGGGAGACGTCCGTCACGTGGGAGTCGTTCGTCGACGACGAGACGGTCGTCATCGAGGATCTTGGCGAATCCGAGCGGGCCAGCCCGCAGAACACGTTGTTTCGAAGCGGACTCTGGATTCCGCTCGGCGGACACGGCGTGTTGCTCATTCTCTCCGAGGGGGTCGGCAGCATCGACCAGCAGACGCAGCAGTTGGCCGACCACTTGGCGGCGACGACCGAGGCCGCGCTCGACCGCGTCGAACGTGAGGAGTCGCTCCGCGAACAGGAACGCGAACTGGCGACGCGGAATCAGCAGTTAGAGGAACTGAACCGAATAAACGAGCTCATCCGGGAGATCGACCAGGTGCTCGTCCAGGCGACGACGCGCGACGCGATAGAACAGGCCGTCTGCGAACTCTTGACGCAGACCGAACGGTTCGCCTTCGCGTGGATCGGTGAAGTCGCAGAGGAGACGCTCAGACCGCGCGCGTGGGCCGGAGACGACCGAGGGTATCTTGACGCGGTTTCGTTATCCATCGACGCCGACGACGGGCCGCCCGCGGTGACGGCGGTGTCGACAGAGGCGGCGGTGGTCGTCCCGAACGTCGCCTCGGACCTGCGCGGAGCGCCGTGGCGGAAAGCGGCCCTCGCGCGGGAGTTACAGTCGGTCATCAGCATCCCGCTTCGGTACAACGAGATGCCCTACGGGGTGTTGACGGTGTTCTCGGCCGAACCGGGGGCGCTCGACGAGCAGTCGAAGAACGTCTTCGAGGAGCTCGGAGAGACGATAGCGTACGCGATAAACTCCGCGGAGACGAGACAGACGCTTCTCACTGACACGGTCGTCGAACTCGAACTAGCAGTTTACGGGTCAGACGGCCCGATCAGACGACTCAGCAGTGAGGCGAAGTGCCAAATCGAGTACGGTGGGATCGTACCGCAGTCCGACGGGACGACGCGCATCTTCTTCAGCGCGAGCGGTGCACCCTCGAGCGCCATCGTCGCCGCCGCCGAAGACGTGCCGAGCATCCGGCGTCTGGACCTCATCGGCGAAGCCGACGGACCGGAGACGTACCGGTTCGAGGCGACGGTGTCCGGGCAGACGATTCCGTCCACGCTCGTCGAGTGCGGCGCTATCACTCGCTCGATTCGGGTCACGGAGTCCGCAGCGCAGGTCGTCGTCGAACTCCCGGACACCACCGACGTCAGGTCGTTCGTCGCTCGACTCGAAGAGCGATATCCCGGGACGGAACTCCGCGCGCGGCGCGACAAGGAGCGCGCCGACCGGACGGAACGAACGTTCGGAACAGCGCTCGAAACCGAACTCACGAGTCGGCAACTGGAGACGCTCCAGACGGCGTACCACAGCGGCTACTTCGAGTGGCCGCGCGACCGGACCGGCGAGGAAGTCGCCTCGACGCTCGGAATTACCCAACCGACGTTCAACGGCCACCTCCGAGCGGCCGAACGGAAACTGTGCGCGCTGCTCTTCGACGACGATCCGTCCTCCTCCGACGAAGGGGACCAACATACGTAG
- a CDS encoding helix-turn-helix domain-containing protein produces the protein MGKLDEVSAERLRTALSEADDAKEAKRLVVALEYKAGQRVDDLSERYGIPRSTLYSWLERFEGGSVEAAVSDDDRPGRPPKLDADDLAELRADASTSPAKLGYDVGEWTAALFRRHVESKFGVSYSEGHVRRLLRRSR, from the coding sequence ATGGGAAAATTAGACGAGGTGTCGGCGGAACGACTCCGGACGGCGTTGTCGGAGGCCGACGACGCCAAGGAGGCGAAGCGCCTCGTCGTCGCGCTCGAATACAAGGCCGGGCAGCGGGTAGACGATCTCAGCGAACGGTACGGTATCCCACGTTCAACGCTGTACTCCTGGTTGGAGCGGTTCGAAGGCGGTTCGGTCGAAGCAGCCGTCAGCGACGACGACCGTCCCGGCCGACCGCCGAAGTTGGATGCCGACGATCTCGCGGAACTTCGGGCGGATGCGTCGACTTCCCCGGCGAAACTGGGTTACGACGTTGGCGAGTGGACTGCGGCGCTCTTCCGACGCCACGTCGAGTCGAAATTCGGCGTCTCTTACTCTGAGGGACACGTCCGGCGGTTGCTCCGTCGGAGTCGGTGA
- the gfo6 gene encoding D-xylose 1-dehydrogenase Gfo6, with protein sequence MTLAGWIDQYTDRDWQQSTGGTVRYALIGLGWWTTDVALPAIAESEFCEATVLVSSSEEKATRIADEHGVNHGISYDEYHAGTAAEAYDAVYVATPNAFHLEYAETAAELGKGVLCEKPMEASVERAERMVDACDDADTPLMVAYRMQTDPAVRRAHELVEEGFIGKPVQVYGNNSQPLLEMIPDRDQWRLDSELTGYGTSVMDLGIYSINTTRYLLRRDPVTVESRMASHHEAFADVPDERSSFIAMLEDDVQMVCTASQRAHADTQLKITGTEGQLELRPAFHGECTLHASRGDVTVEISHASFEAVEEMREEFDYFADRLLSGREVYPDGEHGLVDMRTIEAIHRAAESGAPVDIGR encoded by the coding sequence ATGACACTCGCCGGCTGGATAGACCAGTACACTGACCGCGATTGGCAGCAGTCGACGGGGGGAACGGTTCGCTACGCGTTGATCGGACTTGGCTGGTGGACGACAGACGTCGCGCTCCCGGCAATAGCGGAATCGGAGTTCTGTGAGGCGACTGTCCTCGTCAGTAGCTCCGAAGAGAAGGCGACCCGAATCGCTGACGAGCACGGCGTTAACCACGGAATCAGTTACGACGAATATCACGCCGGAACCGCCGCCGAGGCGTACGACGCGGTGTACGTGGCGACGCCGAACGCGTTCCACCTCGAGTACGCCGAAACCGCGGCCGAACTTGGCAAGGGCGTCCTCTGCGAGAAGCCGATGGAAGCGAGCGTCGAGCGCGCTGAGCGAATGGTCGACGCCTGCGACGACGCCGACACCCCGCTGATGGTCGCCTACCGGATGCAGACCGACCCCGCGGTCCGTCGTGCGCACGAACTCGTCGAGGAGGGCTTCATCGGAAAACCGGTGCAGGTGTACGGAAACAACTCACAGCCGCTGTTGGAGATGATTCCCGACCGCGACCAGTGGCGCCTCGACTCCGAACTCACCGGCTACGGCACGTCGGTGATGGACCTCGGCATCTACTCGATAAACACCACACGATACCTGCTCCGACGCGACCCCGTGACCGTCGAGTCTCGAATGGCGTCTCACCACGAAGCGTTCGCCGACGTTCCCGACGAGCGGTCGTCGTTCATCGCAATGCTCGAAGACGACGTACAGATGGTCTGTACCGCGAGCCAGCGCGCGCACGCCGACACCCAGTTGAAGATTACCGGCACCGAGGGACAGCTCGAACTGCGACCGGCATTCCACGGCGAGTGTACTCTCCACGCGTCGCGGGGGGACGTGACTGTCGAGATCTCTCACGCTTCGTTCGAGGCAGTCGAGGAGATGCGAGAGGAGTTCGACTACTTCGCCGACCGACTCCTCTCGGGGAGAGAGGTCTACCCGGACGGCGAACACGGACTCGTCGATATGCGAACCATCGAGGCGATTCACCGCGCGGCCGAGAGCGGAGCGCCCGTCGATATCGGTCGGTGA
- a CDS encoding bifunctional 4-hydroxy-2-oxoglutarate aldolase/2-dehydro-3-deoxy-phosphogluconate aldolase translates to MSEISKQSAYTRIAENGVVGIVRGVDADRTIEVVDALVAGGVDTVEITADTAGVLDTLEAVTSTFDDSEALVGAGTVLDSETARAVLMAGASFVVTPSFDPGVVETCNRYGAVVAPGVQTPTEAVRAYEAGADLLKIFPASSLGPDYVRSLGGPLPQLPLVPTGGVSLDNVEAFVSAGATAVGVGSSLVDSDAIAAGEYEVLTERAEQFRAAVDRARTE, encoded by the coding sequence ATGAGCGAAATATCAAAACAATCAGCGTACACACGAATCGCCGAAAACGGCGTCGTCGGCATCGTCCGCGGCGTCGACGCCGACCGAACCATCGAAGTCGTCGACGCGCTCGTCGCCGGCGGCGTCGACACCGTCGAGATAACCGCCGACACGGCGGGCGTCCTCGACACGCTCGAGGCGGTCACGTCGACATTCGACGACTCGGAGGCGCTCGTCGGGGCCGGAACGGTACTCGACAGCGAGACCGCCCGAGCGGTACTGATGGCTGGAGCGTCGTTCGTCGTCACGCCGAGTTTCGACCCCGGCGTCGTCGAGACGTGCAACCGCTACGGGGCGGTCGTCGCCCCGGGCGTGCAGACGCCGACAGAAGCCGTCCGGGCGTACGAAGCGGGCGCGGACCTGCTGAAGATTTTCCCCGCGTCGTCGCTCGGACCCGACTACGTCAGAAGTCTCGGCGGGCCGCTCCCGCAGTTGCCGCTCGTACCGACCGGCGGCGTCTCGCTCGACAACGTCGAGGCGTTCGTCTCCGCGGGAGCGACGGCCGTCGGCGTCGGCAGCAGCCTCGTCGACTCCGACGCGATAGCCGCAGGGGAGTACGAGGTGTTGACCGAGCGCGCAGAACAGTTCCGCGCGGCCGTCGACCGGGCGCGGACGGAGTGA
- a CDS encoding beta-galactosidase has translation MEVGVCYFPEHWNPSRWAVDVGQMAEGGVEYVRMGEFAWSRLEPERGEFDFAWLDEVLELLDEHVFEDADMTARVDSTVRPRAGETVRITFDEEALYLFDSRTGESVKTKTGDVDIGMRELRPE, from the coding sequence ATGGAAGTCGGAGTCTGCTACTTTCCCGAGCACTGGAATCCGAGTCGCTGGGCCGTCGACGTCGGACAGATGGCCGAGGGCGGCGTCGAGTACGTTCGCATGGGCGAGTTCGCGTGGTCTCGTCTGGAGCCGGAGCGCGGCGAGTTCGACTTCGCGTGGCTCGACGAAGTGCTCGAGCTACTCGACGAGCACGTGTTTGAGGACGCCGACATGACCGCCCGCGTCGACAGTACGGTCCGGCCGAGAGCAGGCGAGACAGTCCGTATCACGTTCGACGAGGAGGCGCTGTACCTCTTCGACAGTCGGACCGGCGAGTCGGTGAAAACCAAGACTGGCGACGTCGACATCGGGATGAGAGAGCTTCGGCCGGAGTAG